The Panicum hallii strain FIL2 chromosome 9, PHallii_v3.1, whole genome shotgun sequence genome has a window encoding:
- the LOC112873853 gene encoding mitogen-activated protein kinase kinase kinase 1-like isoform X2: protein MFSWGRKQSSSSGSPSSSSGRRRGGTDASMDSSSRGGGGSGSRGRSPRLDRRNAAKRIEYEVGAGASASVGASWSSSSSAEQQRSPGLRPSRSLDLAPCADLRISGSAEGEVDELCRSLGLSGPEEFAIPLAAWEARKSRSNSDLLPRPRLVPSPAADELSPIARAVSAPNVQPALSVPAPIPEESLHSSSTSTATESAEEPTVAAPEESPKAAPAVAVVPPVGGLPLPSPKRGGGESFAPSEERSEFGGAHERAENRHVSDTEEEEAEDGVAAVEGELKELRIGETFEGFTGTSSLSTTNDDDASSTTTEAMFIISPNGKFKRKIKSWMRGALLGSGSFGMVYEGISDEGAFFAVKEVSLLDQGSNAQQSILALEQEIALLSQFEHENIVQYYGTDKEESKLYIFIELVTQGSLSSLYQRYKLRESQVSAYTRQILNGLLYLHERNVVHRDIKCANILVHANGSVKLADFGLAKEMSKINMLRSCKGSVYWMAPEVINPKKMYGPSADIWSLGCTVLEMLTRQIPFPNVEWTNAFFMIGRGEQPPIPNYLSKEAQDFIGQCVRVDPENRPSASQLLEHPFVNRPLRASFESSPPGIPS from the exons ATGTTCTCGTGGGGCCGTAAGCAGTCCTCTTCCTCCGGCTCGCCCTCGTcctcctccggccgccgccgcggcgggacGGACGCCTCCATGGACTCCagcagccgcggcggcggcgggagcgggaGCCGCGGCCGGAGCCCGCGGCTGGATCGCCGCAACGCGGCGAAGCGCATCGAGTACGAGGTGGGCGCGGGGGCGTCCGCGTCGGTGGGCGCGTCGTGGTCGTCCTCGTCCTCGGCGGAGCAGCAGCGGTCGCCGGGGCTCCGACCCTCGCGCTCGCTCGACCTTGCCCCCTGCGCGGACCTCCGCATCAGCGGGAGCGCGGAGGGGGAGGTCGACGAGCTCTGCCGCAGCCTGGGGCTCTCGGGGCCCGAGGAGTTCGCCATCCCCCTCGCGGCCTGGGAGGCGCGCAAGTCGCGCTCCAATTCCGACCTCCTCCCGCGCCCCCGCCTTGTCCCGTCCCCTGCCGCCGACGAACTCTCGCCCATCGCGCGCGCGGTCTCGGCGCCCAATGTTCAGCCTGCTCTATCCGTCCCTGCCCCCATTCCTGAGGAGTCGCTCCACtcttcctccacctccaccgccaccgagtCGGCGGAGGAGCCTACCGTTGCGGCGCCCGAGGAGTCCCCCAAGGCTGCCCCTGCCGTTGCTGTTGTGCCTCCCGTCGGGGGTTTGCCCCTCCCCTCGCCAAAGAGGGGAGGGGGGGAG TCGTTTGCTCCCAGTGAAGAGAGAAGTGAATTTGGAGGGGCTCATGAACGCGCGGAGAATCGTCACGTGTCAGacacagaggaggaggaggctgaGGATGGggtggcagcggtggagggggaGCTGAAAGAGTTGAGAATAGGAGAGACCTTCGAGGGTTTCACTGGAACATCTTCCTTGTCGACAACAAACGATGATGATGCATCCAGTACAACCACGGAAGCCATGTTCATCATCTCACCAAATGGCAAGTTCAAGCGGAAGATTAAGTCATGGATGCGTGGTGCTCTTCTGGGAAGCGGCTCATTTGGAATGGTGTACGAGGGGATCAGTGA TGAGGGTGCATTTTTTGCTGTGAAGGAAGTATCTTTGCTTGATCAAGGAAGCAACGCACAACAATCTATTCTTGCCCTTGAGCAG GAAATTGCTCTTCTTAgtcagtttgaacatgaaaATATAGTCCAGTATTATGGAACTGACAAG GAAGAATCAAAACTCTATATCTTTATTGAGCTTGTCACTCAAGGATCTCTTTCATCCCTCTATCAAAGATATAAACTACGAGAATCGCAAGTCTCGGCATACACAAGGCAGATTCTTAATGGATTGCTTTACCTTCATGAGCGAAATGTTGTCCACAG AGATATCAAATGTGCCAATATATTGGTTCATGCGAATGGTTCTGTAAAGCTTGCAGATTTTGGATTGGCAAAGGAG ATGTCAAAAATTAATATGCTAAGATCATGCAAAGGAAGTGTTTACTGGATGGCACCTGAG GTTATTAATCCTAAAAAGATGTATGGGCCTTCAGCTGACATATGGAGCCTTGGCTGCACTGTATTGGAAATGCTAACTCGGCAAATACCATTTCCTAATGTCGAGTGG ACAAATGCTTTCTTCATGATTGGAAGAGGGGAACAACCTCCTATTCCCAACTACCTGTCAAAAGAAGCACAAGATTTCATTGGCCAATGTGTAAGAGTTGATCCAGAGAACCGGCCTTCTGCATCACAACTTTTGGAGCACCCATTTGTTAACAGACCGCTGCGAGCTTCTTTTGAATCTTCTCCCCCTGGCATCCCCTCGTAG
- the LOC112873997 gene encoding uncharacterized protein LOC112873997 codes for MDAKVIVSAYEELPPRRRRRLISRVAPAAAARQAGGGYSRRGLLLAYAQQLRRRRRVGQQQQQQLEQRGPPLLEWGEWKAAGRVAAGDVAMMRNGRGSWCSRLRSCARLWIRTFLRRARRIRENASCKK; via the exons ATGGATGCGAAGGTGATCGTGTCCGCCTACGAGGAgctgccgccgcgccggcgccgccgtctcATCAGCCGTGtcgcgcccgcggcggcggccaggcagGCCGGCGGCGGGTACAGCCGCCGGGGGCTGCTGCTCGCGTACGCGCAGCAGCTGCGGCGTCGACGTCGCGtggggcagcagcagcagcagcagctggagCAGAGAGGCCCGCCGTTGCTGGAGTGGGGCGAATGGAAGGCGGCGGGTcgcgtcgccgccggcgacgtcgcT ATGATGAGGAACGGGCGGGGGAGCTGGTGCTCCAGGCTGCGGTCCTGCGCCCGGCTCTGGATCAGGACGTTTCTTCGGCGAGCCAGGAGGATCAGAGAGAATGCATCGTGCAAGAAATAG
- the LOC112873853 gene encoding mitogen-activated protein kinase kinase kinase 1-like isoform X1 produces the protein MFSWGRKQSSSSGSPSSSSGRRRGGTDASMDSSSRGGGGSGSRGRSPRLDRRNAAKRIEYEVGAGASASVGASWSSSSSAEQQRSPGLRPSRSLDLAPCADLRISGSAEGEVDELCRSLGLSGPEEFAIPLAAWEARKSRSNSDLLPRPRLVPSPAADELSPIARAVSAPNVQPALSVPAPIPEESLHSSSTSTATESAEEPTVAAPEESPKAAPAVAVVPPVGGLPLPSPKRGGGEVGIRGTRPPLLSPPPPITALAPPPVRRPVVADDMTGSAWDIVQSFAPSEERSEFGGAHERAENRHVSDTEEEEAEDGVAAVEGELKELRIGETFEGFTGTSSLSTTNDDDASSTTTEAMFIISPNGKFKRKIKSWMRGALLGSGSFGMVYEGISDEGAFFAVKEVSLLDQGSNAQQSILALEQEIALLSQFEHENIVQYYGTDKEESKLYIFIELVTQGSLSSLYQRYKLRESQVSAYTRQILNGLLYLHERNVVHRDIKCANILVHANGSVKLADFGLAKEMSKINMLRSCKGSVYWMAPEVINPKKMYGPSADIWSLGCTVLEMLTRQIPFPNVEWTNAFFMIGRGEQPPIPNYLSKEAQDFIGQCVRVDPENRPSASQLLEHPFVNRPLRASFESSPPGIPS, from the exons ATGTTCTCGTGGGGCCGTAAGCAGTCCTCTTCCTCCGGCTCGCCCTCGTcctcctccggccgccgccgcggcgggacGGACGCCTCCATGGACTCCagcagccgcggcggcggcgggagcgggaGCCGCGGCCGGAGCCCGCGGCTGGATCGCCGCAACGCGGCGAAGCGCATCGAGTACGAGGTGGGCGCGGGGGCGTCCGCGTCGGTGGGCGCGTCGTGGTCGTCCTCGTCCTCGGCGGAGCAGCAGCGGTCGCCGGGGCTCCGACCCTCGCGCTCGCTCGACCTTGCCCCCTGCGCGGACCTCCGCATCAGCGGGAGCGCGGAGGGGGAGGTCGACGAGCTCTGCCGCAGCCTGGGGCTCTCGGGGCCCGAGGAGTTCGCCATCCCCCTCGCGGCCTGGGAGGCGCGCAAGTCGCGCTCCAATTCCGACCTCCTCCCGCGCCCCCGCCTTGTCCCGTCCCCTGCCGCCGACGAACTCTCGCCCATCGCGCGCGCGGTCTCGGCGCCCAATGTTCAGCCTGCTCTATCCGTCCCTGCCCCCATTCCTGAGGAGTCGCTCCACtcttcctccacctccaccgccaccgagtCGGCGGAGGAGCCTACCGTTGCGGCGCCCGAGGAGTCCCCCAAGGCTGCCCCTGCCGTTGCTGTTGTGCCTCCCGTCGGGGGTTTGCCCCTCCCCTCGCCAAAGAGGGGAGGGGGGGAGGTAGGGATACGGGGCACCCGGCCGCCTCTGCTCTCCCCGCCCCCGCCAATCACTGCACTCGCTCCTCCGCCGGTGAGGAGGCCCGTTGTTGCTGATGACATGACTGGGTCGGCTTGGGACATTGTGCAGTCGTTTGCTCCCAGTGAAGAGAGAAGTGAATTTGGAGGGGCTCATGAACGCGCGGAGAATCGTCACGTGTCAGacacagaggaggaggaggctgaGGATGGggtggcagcggtggagggggaGCTGAAAGAGTTGAGAATAGGAGAGACCTTCGAGGGTTTCACTGGAACATCTTCCTTGTCGACAACAAACGATGATGATGCATCCAGTACAACCACGGAAGCCATGTTCATCATCTCACCAAATGGCAAGTTCAAGCGGAAGATTAAGTCATGGATGCGTGGTGCTCTTCTGGGAAGCGGCTCATTTGGAATGGTGTACGAGGGGATCAGTGA TGAGGGTGCATTTTTTGCTGTGAAGGAAGTATCTTTGCTTGATCAAGGAAGCAACGCACAACAATCTATTCTTGCCCTTGAGCAG GAAATTGCTCTTCTTAgtcagtttgaacatgaaaATATAGTCCAGTATTATGGAACTGACAAG GAAGAATCAAAACTCTATATCTTTATTGAGCTTGTCACTCAAGGATCTCTTTCATCCCTCTATCAAAGATATAAACTACGAGAATCGCAAGTCTCGGCATACACAAGGCAGATTCTTAATGGATTGCTTTACCTTCATGAGCGAAATGTTGTCCACAG AGATATCAAATGTGCCAATATATTGGTTCATGCGAATGGTTCTGTAAAGCTTGCAGATTTTGGATTGGCAAAGGAG ATGTCAAAAATTAATATGCTAAGATCATGCAAAGGAAGTGTTTACTGGATGGCACCTGAG GTTATTAATCCTAAAAAGATGTATGGGCCTTCAGCTGACATATGGAGCCTTGGCTGCACTGTATTGGAAATGCTAACTCGGCAAATACCATTTCCTAATGTCGAGTGG ACAAATGCTTTCTTCATGATTGGAAGAGGGGAACAACCTCCTATTCCCAACTACCTGTCAAAAGAAGCACAAGATTTCATTGGCCAATGTGTAAGAGTTGATCCAGAGAACCGGCCTTCTGCATCACAACTTTTGGAGCACCCATTTGTTAACAGACCGCTGCGAGCTTCTTTTGAATCTTCTCCCCCTGGCATCCCCTCGTAG
- the LOC112878254 gene encoding uncharacterized protein LOC112878254 — protein MPGEHVLASQPPGGATTVPRTAMEEDAAEEEQRQTKRLAEDDGAEGSAKRPKPPPSPTECWEDRATALLLAVREEQATLYDRKRRGFRCGRAFNYAYACEPAVFDHEQESTGLNRAAAGHDPRL, from the exons ATGCCGGGGGAGCACGTTCTTGCGAGCCAGCCGCCCGGTGGCGCCACCACGGTTCCCCGCACGGCGATGGAAGAAGACGCGGCAGAGGAGGAGCAGAGGCAGACCAAGCGCCTGGCGGAGGACGACGGCGCGGAGGGGTCGGCGAAGcgcccgaagccgccgccgAGTCCGACCGAGTGCTGGGAAGACAGGGCCACGGCGTTGCTCCTCGCCGTGCGCGAGGAGCAGGCCACGCTGTACGACCGCAAGCGGCGGGGCTTCCGCTGCGGCCGCGCTTTCAACTACGCCTACGCGTGCGAGCCTGCCGTGTTCGACCACGAACAAGAAT CAACCGGCTTGAATCGCGCGGCCGCTGGACACGATCCCCGACTCTGA